A stretch of the Blastocatellia bacterium genome encodes the following:
- a CDS encoding DUF1343 domain-containing protein yields the protein MKLGLETIFTDHLDLLRGKRVGLIVNPASINQQFEHAADSFYKCSEFNLTTLFGPQHGIRGETQDNMIEWEGFKDSRTNLTVYSLYGKTRVPTEEMLKNIDVLVFDIQDVGTRVYTFIYTMAHAMQACAKYGKEMVVLDRPNPIGGELVEGNILESEFASFVGLFPIAMRHAMTVAELALMFNDAFGINCKLNVVPMQGWKRSMWWSESNIPWILPSPNMPTLDTATVYPGMVIFEGTMVSEGRGTTRPFELIGAPYIDPYKLTEELNNLHLPGVYFRPTYYQPTFHKHVGQLCGGLQLHITDRQTYKSVITAVAILSTIYHLYTDKFEWKQPPYEYVHDKLPIDVIFGTDKVRKQIEANMSIDEIENSWSGGVDEFIRLREKYLIYK from the coding sequence ATGAAATTAGGGCTAGAAACTATTTTTACTGATCATTTAGATTTACTACGTGGTAAGCGTGTAGGATTAATAGTTAATCCTGCTTCTATAAATCAACAATTTGAACACGCCGCAGATAGTTTTTACAAATGTTCAGAATTTAATCTAACCACGCTTTTTGGCCCTCAACATGGTATTCGCGGCGAGACTCAAGACAATATGATTGAGTGGGAAGGCTTTAAGGACAGCCGCACTAACCTAACAGTTTATAGTTTATATGGAAAAACTCGTGTCCCTACAGAAGAAATGCTTAAAAATATTGATGTGCTGGTTTTTGATATTCAAGATGTAGGAACTAGAGTTTATACATTTATTTATACTATGGCACATGCAATGCAAGCTTGCGCTAAATATGGTAAGGAAATGGTGGTGCTAGATCGCCCTAATCCAATTGGAGGAGAGCTAGTAGAGGGAAATATTTTAGAATCAGAATTTGCTTCTTTTGTTGGCTTATTTCCTATTGCAATGCGTCACGCAATGACAGTAGCCGAACTAGCATTAATGTTTAATGACGCTTTTGGAATTAACTGCAAGTTAAACGTAGTACCAATGCAAGGTTGGAAGCGTTCGATGTGGTGGTCAGAAAGCAATATTCCTTGGATTTTGCCTTCGCCAAATATGCCAACACTTGATACAGCAACGGTTTATCCAGGAATGGTAATTTTTGAAGGGACAATGGTTTCTGAGGGTCGCGGGACAACTCGCCCATTTGAGCTAATTGGCGCACCCTATATTGACCCATATAAACTAACTGAAGAGCTAAATAATTTACACTTACCTGGTGTTTATTTTCGTCCAACTTATTACCAGCCTACTTTCCATAAGCATGTTGGTCAATTATGTGGTGGGCTACAACTTCATATAACTGATAGGCAAACTTACAAATCAGTAATTACAGCAGTAGCAATTTTAAGCACAATTTATCATCTTTACACAGATAAGTTTGAGTGGAAACAACCGCCTTATGAATATGTGCATGACAAATTGCCTATTGATGTAATTTTTGGGACAGACAAAGTTAGAAAGCAAATTGAAGCAAATATGTCTATTGATGAGATAGAAAATTCTTGGTCAGGCGGTGTTGATGAGTTTATCAGACTAAGAGAAAAATATTTAATTTATAAATAA